Proteins found in one Triticum urartu cultivar G1812 chromosome 4, Tu2.1, whole genome shotgun sequence genomic segment:
- the LOC125552386 gene encoding vegetative cell wall protein gp1-like isoform X1, whose protein sequence is MSSPPPQRPPPTTTAPPPTATPPPPPATAPQPLPRAFLATSAAPQRAANSTPTPSPLFTGRPLNPNPSHPSPAHGILYPVGTSSTIPAAAAAAANHRRAPDVGVAYPRAHAHAVAVPVTATSQQPQAPAQQRSYAAVPRAVVAGVTPRPEHPPRGVPIAPHPQLKVNAVPAVTPSLAATPSPAVTPSLVVTPSPAVTPSPAFTPFPQEHVTTKERESTKENASTVVINDRKVNVLDSESGSLYALCRSWLRNGVPHEIQPSFVGNVAPLLPRPLPASVVDFRMSEKDNDVENQVSEEEQRYAQERNALSTRDAMDRVLTNNDTAAEYTAADLLREHVTRAKNIRAKLRKERQVRIERYKQRLALLLPPPPPPPSEP, encoded by the exons ATGTCGTCCCCACCACCACAGCGGCCACCACCCACCACCACTGCTCCCCCGCCTACCGCcacgccccctcctcctccggccaCCGCCCCGCAGCCCCTGCCGCGCGCCTTCCTCGCCACCTCCGCCGCGCCGCAGCGTGCCGCCAACTCGACCCCGACCCCGTCGCCGCTCTTCACCGGCCGCCCAttgaaccctaaccctagccaccCCTCCCCCGCGCACGGCATCCTCTACCCCGTCGGCACATCGTCCAccatccccgccgccgccgccgccgcggcgaacCATCGCCGCGCCCCCGACGTCGGCGTTGCGTACCCGCGCGCCCACGCCCACGCCGTCGCTGTCCCCGTCACAGCAACGTCTCAGCAGCCCCAGGCGCCAGCGCAGCAGCGGTCCTACGCAGCGGTGCCTCGGGCGGTGGTGGCGGGCGTGACCCCGCGCCCAGAACACCCTCCCCGAGGGGTTCCAATAGCCCCGCATCCTCAGCTCAAG GTTAATGCTGTTCCAGCTGTTACTCCATCTCTGGCTGCTACTCCATCTCCAGCTGTTACTCCATCTCTAGTTGTTACTCCATCTCCAGCTGTTACCCCATCTCCAGCTTTTACTCCATTTCCTCAGGAGCATGTCACCACAAAGGAAAG AGAAAGTACCAAAGAAAACGCTTCAACTGTGGTGATCAATGACCGCAAA GTTAACGTGTTAGACAGTGAGTCAGGATCCTTGTATGCTCTTTGTCGATCTTGGCTACGCAATGGTGTTCCACATGAAATTCAG CCAAGCTTTGTTGGAAACGTTGCACCACTTCTTCCAAGACCTTTGCCTGCTTCAGTTGTAGATTTTAGGATGTCAGAAAAGGACAATGATGTTGAGAATCAAGTTTCAGAAGAAGAGCAG AGATATGCCCAAGAAAGGAACGCCCTGAGCACCAGAGACGCGATGGACAGAGTATTGACCAAT AATGATACTGCTGCTGAATATACTGCGGCTGACTTGTTGAGGGAGCATGTAACTCGTGCAAAAAATATACGTGCCAA ATTGCGCAAGGAGCGGCAAGTCCGGATCGAGAGATACAAGCAGCGCCTTGCACTTCTTTTACCTCCACCACCACCCCCACCTAGCGAGCCATGA
- the LOC125552386 gene encoding vegetative cell wall protein gp1-like isoform X2: MSSPPPQRPPPTTTAPPPTATPPPPPATAPQPLPRAFLATSAAPQRAANSTPTPSPLFTGRPLNPNPSHPSPAHGILYPVGTSSTIPAAAAAAANHRRAPDVGVAYPRAHAHAVAVPVTATSQQPQAPAQQRSYAAVPRAVVAGVTPRPEHPPRGVPIAPHPQLKVNAVPAVTPSLAATPSPAVTPSLVVTPSPAVTPSPAFTPFPQEHVTTKERESTKENASTVVINDRKVNVLDSESGSLYALCRSWLRNGVPHEIQPSFVGNVAPLLPRPLPASVVDFRMSEKDNDVENQVSEEEQNDTAAEYTAADLLREHVTRAKNIRAKLRKERQVRIERYKQRLALLLPPPPPPPSEP; this comes from the exons ATGTCGTCCCCACCACCACAGCGGCCACCACCCACCACCACTGCTCCCCCGCCTACCGCcacgccccctcctcctccggccaCCGCCCCGCAGCCCCTGCCGCGCGCCTTCCTCGCCACCTCCGCCGCGCCGCAGCGTGCCGCCAACTCGACCCCGACCCCGTCGCCGCTCTTCACCGGCCGCCCAttgaaccctaaccctagccaccCCTCCCCCGCGCACGGCATCCTCTACCCCGTCGGCACATCGTCCAccatccccgccgccgccgccgccgcggcgaacCATCGCCGCGCCCCCGACGTCGGCGTTGCGTACCCGCGCGCCCACGCCCACGCCGTCGCTGTCCCCGTCACAGCAACGTCTCAGCAGCCCCAGGCGCCAGCGCAGCAGCGGTCCTACGCAGCGGTGCCTCGGGCGGTGGTGGCGGGCGTGACCCCGCGCCCAGAACACCCTCCCCGAGGGGTTCCAATAGCCCCGCATCCTCAGCTCAAG GTTAATGCTGTTCCAGCTGTTACTCCATCTCTGGCTGCTACTCCATCTCCAGCTGTTACTCCATCTCTAGTTGTTACTCCATCTCCAGCTGTTACCCCATCTCCAGCTTTTACTCCATTTCCTCAGGAGCATGTCACCACAAAGGAAAG AGAAAGTACCAAAGAAAACGCTTCAACTGTGGTGATCAATGACCGCAAA GTTAACGTGTTAGACAGTGAGTCAGGATCCTTGTATGCTCTTTGTCGATCTTGGCTACGCAATGGTGTTCCACATGAAATTCAG CCAAGCTTTGTTGGAAACGTTGCACCACTTCTTCCAAGACCTTTGCCTGCTTCAGTTGTAGATTTTAGGATGTCAGAAAAGGACAATGATGTTGAGAATCAAGTTTCAGAAGAAGAGCAG AATGATACTGCTGCTGAATATACTGCGGCTGACTTGTTGAGGGAGCATGTAACTCGTGCAAAAAATATACGTGCCAA ATTGCGCAAGGAGCGGCAAGTCCGGATCGAGAGATACAAGCAGCGCCTTGCACTTCTTTTACCTCCACCACCACCCCCACCTAGCGAGCCATGA